In the genome of Sciurus carolinensis chromosome 3, mSciCar1.2, whole genome shotgun sequence, one region contains:
- the LOC124978830 gene encoding collagen alpha-1(I) chain-like: MSPGLHRVSLSATARGTRASQEPGEDRRPSRPGLRVLRPLTVAPSPAESRSSKPTPSPTSGQAAAEDREDRAAAPGWRRARELPIREQQGYYQARWRLIQAQRLRSSFAQIIAAEWECGFKISWGLFPGSPRADPGSPGAEVRRRARGSKESAEKGESGQTDEPALPPAGRAGPGGGRGRGLRDFPPAGHQASAGARFGQRGLEELQSPAPSPDLADSISPETTPQWTSRGGGPTWAPVNPSGDPGDSGVRWRCRARFQSRCGGQVVPVCAPPLPLGVLAQLRAESCRSLGPRWARALLSLGMLMDMQSTCLWLCWQLNWSRKLGQKPGPFKCRQIHRAGAPACGSHAPDSLRERHVSSSLGGLAPPALSRSPEPNSHIWAEAGIPPLQTLAGGSTSLC, from the exons ATGTCGCCG GGACTGCACCGCGTCTCCTTGTCTGCCACAGCCCGGGGAACCAGGGCCAGTCAGGAACCGGGCGAGGACCGGCGGCCATCGCGGCCGGGGCTTAGAGTCCTGCGGCCCTTAACTGTGGCGCCGTCACCCGCCGAGTCCCGGAGCTCCAAGCCCACCCCAAGCCCAACCTCAGGACAGGCCGCCGCAGAGGACCGCGAAGACCGCGCCGCAGCCCCGG GCTGGCGCAGGGCCAGGGAGCTGCCAATCAGGGAGCAGCAGGGCTACTACCAAGCCCGATGGCGCCTAATTCAAGCCCAGCGACTGCGCAGCTCCTTTGCGCAGATCATTGCTGCTGAATGGGAATGTG GTTTTAAG ATAAGCTGGGGACTGTTTCCAGGATCCCCGCGGGCCGACCCCGGCAGCCCGGGAGCGGAGGTGCGGCGGAGAGCCCGTGGATCAAAGGAATCCGCAGAGAAAGGGGAAAGCGGGCAGACCGACGAGCCGGCCTTGCCCCCCGCGGGCCGCGCTGGCCCGGGTGGGGGCCGCGGGCGGGGACTCCGGGATTTCCCGCCCGCCGGGCACCAGGCCTCCGCCGGCGCCCGCTTCGGGCAGCGCGGCCTGGAGGAACTCCAG AGTCCTGCTCCCAGCCCAGACCTAGCTGACAGCATAAGTCCAGAGACAACTCCCCAGTGGACTTCCAGAGGAGGAGGCCCCACCTGGGCACCCGTCAACCCATCCGGGGATCCTGGAGACTCTGGGGTGAGGTGGAG gtGCAGAGCCAGATTCCAGTCCAGGTGTGGTGGGCAGGTGGTCCCTGTATGtgcccctcctctgcctctgggtGTCCTG GCACAGCTCCGCGCAGAGAGCTGCAGGAGTCTAGGGCCACGCTGGGCGCGGGCTCTGCTCTCCCTGGGCATGTTGATGGACATGCAATCAACCTGCCTGTGGTTATGTTGGCAATTGAACTGGAGCAGAAAGTTAGGACAGAAACCAGGGCCTTTCAAGTGTCGACAGATTCACCGAGCTGGTGCACCTGCGTGTGGGAGCCATGCTCCGGACTCGCTGAGGGAGAGGCACGTCAGCTCCAGCCTGGGAGGACTGGCCCCTCCAGCCCTTTCCCGGAGCCCAGAGCCCAACAGCCACATCTGGGCAGAGGCTGGGATCCCTCCACTGCAGACGCTGGCTGGCGGCTCCACGTCTCT ATGCTAG